The Polaribacter sp. Q13 sequence TTTCAATTTTTGATGCTATTTCTTTAGAAATAACTCCATTCTGTATCAATTCTGGAAGTTCTTTTATAAATTTTGAATCCATTTCATTTTAATTTTTATTAAAAATACTAATTTTAAACCCCACAAGTCGAAACTTGTGAGGTTTTGGCTCTCTAAAACCATTACTAAACTAACTTTTCTCTTCTTCTGTTTTGTTGTTGATAAAATCGATATCTCTCGTATTCTTTTGTACTGTAATGGCTCCAAATAAACTTAATAGGAATGAAATTCCGTAGAAACCTTTTTCACTTAAAAGCAAATCTGCATTTCTAAGCCCTATAATTAACAAAAGAATGGCCGCTATAACTACCACCCAACTTATTCCGTAATACATTTCACTTACTTTAATTTCTTCTGCTTTGTCTCTTACCGCTTTTTGCAAAGAAATTACTGCATAAATACCCATTAAAAGAATAGAAAAATAATACCCTTTTTCATTCAATTCCATAGAAGCATTCCATAAACCGATACAGTAAGAAACCAGACCAATCATTAAAACTCCCCACGAAGCGCCAATATAAGCAGAAGTTGGTTTTGGATTTAACTCATTCTTTACTTTATTCTTTTTACTTACTTTTTTAGTTTCTTCATTAATAGAAGATGTTGTTTGATAATTCATAATATTTAGTTTAATAATTATGATACAAATTTGCGACTCTTTTAAAGTTCTGAGAATTCAATTTTAAACAATTACTGACGATATAAAATATAAAAAATTATTTATATTCTATTATTTAATTATATTTACAAGACATTTACTGACGATATAATGATAAATTTAAAAGAAGTATTAAGTACTTTTACAAAGGAACAACAACAAGAATTTCTTTCTTT is a genomic window containing:
- the yiaA gene encoding inner membrane protein YiaA, with protein sequence MNYQTTSSINEETKKVSKKNKVKNELNPKPTSAYIGASWGVLMIGLVSYCIGLWNASMELNEKGYYFSILLMGIYAVISLQKAVRDKAEEIKVSEMYYGISWVVVIAAILLLIIGLRNADLLLSEKGFYGISFLLSLFGAITVQKNTRDIDFINNKTEEEKS